The Planktothrix agardhii NIES-204 genomic interval CCCCCGATGTGAATGGGTGAGTCCAGAAGTATTGGAGGCGATGGCCACAACTGTTCATCCCGATGGCGTGATCGCCCTCGCACCTCGAATTCCTTCTAAACCCCAGACCCTTGAGGGTTTAGGGATTGCTTTAGAAACCCTGCAAGACCCGGGTAACTTAGGAACTATTATTCGGACAGCAGCAGCCACGGGGGTAGAGGGGTTATGGTTGAGTGCCGATAGTGTAGATTTAGACCACCCGAAAGTATTAAGGGCTTCTGCGGGGGCTTGGTTTGGTTTAAATAAAACCGTTAGCCCTAACTTAGCCAGGGATATCAGCCATTGTCAGCAACAGGGATTACAAATTGTAGCGACAGTCCCCCAGGCTTCGATGTCCTATTGGCAATTGGATTTGACCCGGCCGACCCTGCTGGTATTTGGGAATGAAGGGGTTGGACTTTCTCCCGATATTCAAGCCCTAGCAGACCATCAGGTTCAAATTCCATTACAGCGAGGGGTAGAATCTCTGAATGTGGGGATTTCTGTCGCCCTTATGCTCTATGAAGCCCAACGCCAACGCCAAGCTATTTAGGGAAAGTTATTCTTGGGGGTTGTCTGAAGTTGAAATGTTTTGATCGTGTAGATATTGTTCAATATCAGAGATCGCAGCCTCCAAATCCGATAGGCTAATGGCTTCGCGGACTTTGGGGGGAGAAGGAACAGAAACAGTTTGTTCTGGCGGTGCGGGCCGAGGGTTAGGAGTCACTGCCTCCGACTCTTGAAATGCACGCAATAATTCTTGATCAAAAGACTCAATAAATTTTTCGGCGGCACTACGACGAAGATCCTGGGGTTTTTGATTCATGACGGGGTGACTCCTGAAACGGTGAATCTTTGCTGCTTGCTACAAAAAACAACCCGATTAACTCAGATTCCGAAAGATAAAACGGTCGGGGAACAGCAAGGCGAGGAAAAAAGGTATAAACAAGCTTATTGCCTAAAACTAACCTAGCACGTTTATCAGGGCAAATTTGTTTTGGTGTCGATTCAAATAGACCTGATATACAATTGGGGGGCATCGGTGGAGGGAAAAATCCTCGATTTCTTAACAATTGGGCTTTTTCAGTCCGTGTGTTGGATTAGAATATTAATCTGAACCTGAACCTGGATTTGTGATATTCAATTTTGATGGAGCCGTTTATTCATGGATGAGAAAACCCCAGCAATTATTAGACCGAAACCGGCACTGGAGATTCGACTCACACCTGCTGGAAGCGAAAAGTCAGTCCGTCCCACCGATTCGCCATCTGATCGGGATAAATCTTCGTTTGATCGGGATAAACCTTCGTTTAGTAAACCCCGTCGCCCCGATGTGACCCCGCCTAAACCTTGGATTGAACTCGAAGAAGCCCAAAATCAAGGGGGTGAAGTGTTTCATTTGGGGGATCTAATTGAGGTGAGAGCGCCCTGGGGAGATGTGGCGATCGCAGAAATTCAAAATTTCTACGAAGTATCTCCGGGCAGTCTGTGGGCCTGTTTTGTCCCCACCGAAGAACGGGAGAACTGGTCATGGAAAGGCGGATCAATTCGGACAGAACTCTTAAAAAAAGCCTAAAATCAGTTATCAGTTATCAGTTAACAGTTAACAGTGTAAGAGTTATCAGTCATTAGTTGACAGTGTAAGAGGTATCAGTTGAGTAAAATAGGTGAATATTTAAAGGTGCAGTATCAATATGCGCCCCCATTTTTATCTCAATCATCGGGATTCCTTACCCAGTCTGATACTAATACTATGGCTCAACCTCTGGTTACTGCTACAGCCTTGGTGATGCCACCCGAATGGGTGAAACAACTCTATCACGTAGCGGCCCAGTGCAGCGATCACTTATTACTCCAGTTGATTAATCAAATTCCTTCTGAATATGAAGCAACGACTCAATATTTAAACCATTTAGTGGATAATTTCCACTTTGATCAAGTAATGGAATGGGCGAAACAACCTGAAGATTCTGGGAAAAACATACAATGATTGAAAACCAATCCGAGATTTCTAAAGGCAATATTTTGATTGTCGACGATAATCCTGAAAATTTGCGTCTACTATCTATAATGTTGATCCGCCGAGGCTATGAAGTGCGTCAGGCGTTGAATGGAATGATTGCCTTGAGAGCAATTGAAATTCAACGACCCGATATCGTTTTATTGGATATTATGATGCCTCAGATAGATGGCTATGAGGTATGTAAACAGATTAAAAATAATCCTGAAACCGCCGATATTCCAGTGATTTTTTTAAGTGCTTTAGACGAAGTTCAGAATAAAATTAAAGGCTTTGCATCTGGGGGGGCTGATTATATTACTAAACCGTTTCAATTTGATGAAGTTTTAGTCCGGGTTCAAAATCAATTGTCGTTACAATTTGCTCGACAAAAAATTGTAAAATTGAATATGGAATTGGAACAACGAGTTAAAGAACGTACCCAAGAACTGGAAGATGTTCATGCTCAATTACTGAAAAAAGCCCTTTATGATGAGTTGACTGCCCTTCCCAATCGAGTCTTATTTATTCGACATTTAGAATTGACTATTAAACAATTACAAGATTGTCCCAATTATCTCTTTGCGGTGTTGTTTTTGGATTGCGATCGGTTTAAAGTGATTAATGATTCTTTAGGACATTCCGTTGGGGATCAATTATTAGTTGCTATTGCCCAACGGTTACAATCTATCGTATCTAATATTGATATTTTATCTCGATTTGGGGGAGATGAATTTGCGATTTTATTAAGGGATTTAACTGAACCGGAAATTGCGATTCAAACGGCCGAGAAAATTATTGAAGTTTTGGCTGAACCGTTTTCTATTCTCTCCTATCCCATTTATATTAATGCCAGTATTGGAGTTGCTTATAGTCAACCGGACTATACCCAACCGGAACAAATTTTACGCGATGTGGATACGGCAATGTATCGGGCAAAATCCCGAGGCATTTCCTATTATCAAGTTTTTGATTCCAGTATGTATAAAAATGCCCGATCTTTTTTACAGCTTGATGTGGATTTACGCACGGCAATTAAAGAAAAACAACTCAGAGTGAATTATCAGCCTATTGTTGCATTAAAAACCGGAAAAATTGTGGGATTTGAAGCCTTAGTTTGTTGGGAACATCCCCAACGAGGTTTAATCTCTCCTAATGAGTTTATTCCTGTAGCCGAAGAAACGGGTTTAATTACAGAAATCGGCAATTTGGTTTTGCGACAAGCGGGAGAACAAATCTATTGTTGGCAACAACAATTTTCGGAAATTCCCTTAACTGTTAGTATTAATCTTACCCCTCGACAATTTACTCAAAATAATTTAATTGCTCAATTGGATGAAATTGTAGAGCAAACCCATCTCAATTATAATTGTTTAAAATTAGAAATTAAAGAAAGTGCAATTATGAATAATGTCAAAGGCGCACAGATTATATTAAATCAGTTACGAGAGCGAAAAATTCAACTCAGTTTAGATGATTTTGGTACGGGATATTCTTCTTTAAGTTATCTGCATTCATTTCCCGTTGATACCTTAAAAATTGACCGCTCTTTTATTCAGGAATTAGACGAAGATCCTCAACAATTTAGCCTAGTTCCCGTGATTATTAATATTGCTCAAAAAATGGGGATGAATGTGATTGCAGAAGGCATAGAAACCGCCCAACAATTAAAAAAATTAAGACAGTTAAATTGTGATTTTGGCCAGGGGTATTTCTTCTGCGCCCCACTCAACCCCGAACAAGCCTTTAAACTACTCCTATCACCGCCCCAATGGTAATCAATTATCAGTAAACAGTAATCAGTAATCAGTTCATTGATCACTGATTATGGTTAACTGATCACAAATCAAATCTCACACTGATAACTGATGACTGATAACTGATGACTTAACGGGTGATATCAATTTGGATTTTTCCACTAAAATCGGGAATGGGGGGGGCGGGTTTGGTTAACTGTACCCGGACTTTTTCTACTAAGGGTTGTTGTAATAGGGTGTCGGCAATTTCCGTGGCTAATCGTTCCAAAAGGGCGAATTTGCTGGTTTTAATCACGTTCTCAACGGTTTTGATCGTCTGGCGATAGTCGAGGGTATCGGCGATCGCATCACTACTACCCACGGGTCTGAGATCTAACCACAGGGTGATATCGGCTTCAAACCATTGTCCCAAAACCTGTTCTTCGGGTAAATATCCGGTATAACCGTAGCTGCGAATCCCTGAAATGTGGATTGAGTCCATAATTCTAAAAATAAAATGATATTTTCTCAAGAATATGCTATATTAACAAAAGTTTGGGTATGTAGCTCAGTGGATAGAGCATCAGGTTCCGGTCCTGAGGGTCGGGGGTTCGAGTCCCTCCATACTCGTTAAGGTTAAAAGCTTACTGTTTAAAAGTTACAGGTCATCTTTTCCCTGTCGTTTTAGGAATTTTTCTATTGGGGTAATCCTAAAACTGCATTTCCAATATATTTCTAAAATTTATTCTTTGAGATGACCATGTTCTCGTAATAGGGCTCGAGTTTCGGCTAACCAACCCGTTTCATTCGAGGCTGAAAAATCAGTATTTCCCGATGATAGATGGGTGGGATTGAGTTGTTGAATAGCCACTTGATAGGCTTGTTTATAATGGGCGATCGCAGCTTCTAATTCATTTTGCTGTTGTAACCCCTGGGCTAACCGTTGATGGGCAATAACGTGCTGGGGATCACGATCTAATACCCGCCGATAACAGATCATCGCCTGACTAATTTGTCCCCGTTTTCAAAGTGCATTTCCTAAACTAAAATAATCCTCTTTTAGAAAATCTTCCCAATCTGAATAGATAATAGCAATTAAGTTTCAAAGACTTATGAACCGGATTGAAGATGAAAAAAAGATTAATTTTCTCTTAACTTAGCTGTAAAAATATTGACACCATAAATCAACCTTAACCCAAATAATCCTCAGCACCAGACTGAATTAATCCCAATTAGTTCCCCAATCATCTTAACTTAATGTCTTAGTGCCTTTGTGGTTACTTTAATAAAGGATTTAACCAATACAAAATTTGTTTTTTCAGTTGGTTTAAATCTTGATAAACTGCTTGTTTAATCCATTGGCCAATAGCATCTAAAGGGGTAAAGGTTTCTCCCACTGACCAGTTGATATTTTGGCCCAGGGGAGTTTGATGATCGCCATTTAATTTTTGTAAAGTAGTTAACCCTGGGAACTTTTGATCTAAAATATGATGTAAATTAGAGGTTTGATCGAGGGTATCTTTAGAGAATTTAATTAAAAGGTTTCTTCTAATTTGATAGCGATCGCTAACTAAAAGGTTCGTTTCTTCGGGAGAAGGCGTAAACTCTACATCCATGAATTGTGAAATTTGTTCAACTAAAGGAATAGATTGACTGGCGGCATAATTATTAAAGGACATTAAAATATTTCCTGAACGTTCGACAGGAAATAAAGAACCAATTAACAAATGAATTTTACACCCCATACTATGTCCTAATCCATAAATGGGTAAACCGCGCCGTTTTAAGAATTGCAAATCATATAAATCATATAATCCATCTTCAAATATCTCGAAAACTTCTTGAGCGATCGCTGTATGATCTAGGTTATTGATAAAAGGAGTGGCCACAATTGCATAACCTTGATGGGCGAGTTCTTCGAGTAAA includes:
- a CDS encoding tRNA/rRNA methyltransferase (SpoU): MLTSLQNPLVKQIRKLHQAKGRKEHQLFLLEGTHLVEAACEVGYPLTTVCYTSFWQGRHQPLLERLSQDTPRCEWVSPEVLEAMATTVHPDGVIALAPRIPSKPQTLEGLGIALETLQDPGNLGTIIRTAAATGVEGLWLSADSVDLDHPKVLRASAGAWFGLNKTVSPNLARDISHCQQQGLQIVATVPQASMSYWQLDLTRPTLLVFGNEGVGLSPDIQALADHQVQIPLQRGVESLNVGISVALMLYEAQRQRQAI
- a CDS encoding multi-sensor hybrid histidine kinase; its protein translation is MSKIGEYLKVQYQYAPPFLSQSSGFLTQSDTNTMAQPLVTATALVMPPEWVKQLYHVAAQCSDHLLLQLINQIPSEYEATTQYLNHLVDNFHFDQVMEWAKQPEDSGKNIQ
- a CDS encoding two-component response regulator — protein: MIENQSEISKGNILIVDDNPENLRLLSIMLIRRGYEVRQALNGMIALRAIEIQRPDIVLLDIMMPQIDGYEVCKQIKNNPETADIPVIFLSALDEVQNKIKGFASGGADYITKPFQFDEVLVRVQNQLSLQFARQKIVKLNMELEQRVKERTQELEDVHAQLLKKALYDELTALPNRVLFIRHLELTIKQLQDCPNYLFAVLFLDCDRFKVINDSLGHSVGDQLLVAIAQRLQSIVSNIDILSRFGGDEFAILLRDLTEPEIAIQTAEKIIEVLAEPFSILSYPIYINASIGVAYSQPDYTQPEQILRDVDTAMYRAKSRGISYYQVFDSSMYKNARSFLQLDVDLRTAIKEKQLRVNYQPIVALKTGKIVGFEALVCWEHPQRGLISPNEFIPVAEETGLITEIGNLVLRQAGEQIYCWQQQFSEIPLTVSINLTPRQFTQNNLIAQLDEIVEQTHLNYNCLKLEIKESAIMNNVKGAQIILNQLRERKIQLSLDDFGTGYSSLSYLHSFPVDTLKIDRSFIQELDEDPQQFSLVPVIINIAQKMGMNVIAEGIETAQQLKKLRQLNCDFGQGYFFCAPLNPEQAFKLLLSPPQW
- the folB gene encoding dihydroneopterin aldolase, which encodes MDSIHISGIRSYGYTGYLPEEQVLGQWFEADITLWLDLRPVGSSDAIADTLDYRQTIKTVENVIKTSKFALLERLATEIADTLLQQPLVEKVRVQLTKPAPPIPDFSGKIQIDITR